The genomic interval agttacTAAGAAGGATTATTTGGCTCCTAGGATtgagggctttaaaaaaaaatcttttgagaaTAAAGATAACACACAGTGTAACACAGATGGcatttgatgaatatttgttgaactgaactgtttgttattcattttcttatctctttcccaaataattttttataagccACTCcctcatttttcattattatctgtATAGTGTTAAGTGTAATGTCTTAAAAAtagtagttgctcaataaatgtttgcttgaTGAAATCATATCCTCTCTTGACTGTGTGAAATACAGCTGCCAAGGTGGGCAACAGTGATCTTAATTCCTATTCCTACTCAATTATTTTCAACACACATTATATATACTTCATTCCATCAATCACGTTTGAGTCAATGTATTTAGTTCCAATGacataaaagtgaataaaatctAACATCTGTACTCTGAAGGCTCATCAATGTATCAAACCTTTccatggaaggaaagaaatgagagcGATCGAATATATGGATGTACCGATCTTCCCTCTCCATTCAGGTTTTTCCAAAGTCTCTATCTAATATTGCCTCTTCACATTCATTCCAGTTAGAATACATGGTCAATGAATACTTCACAGTTTAACGCTATAATCTGTTAGAAAAGGTACCTGAAAGCTGACAAAGAATGTATTGTTAAAGAAGTAACTctctgaattttttcaaatatctCAAGCAGCTTCTGCCAATTCCTTTAGAAAAGAATAGGATTAAAGAATCAGATACCAGatgaaaaatataacaataacatttcctggtttctacaaaataataatggtTACCTAAATCTGAATCTCTTTACATAATTGAAAAAGTAGACAAAGGAGAGATAAAGTAACTCCTAATTCACACCCACAAGACaaactttgatttaaaatgtaaGTTAAGAAATAAACAtcgggctcagtgagtagggctccagccccatatacccagggtggcaggttcaaactgcaaccaaaaaatagccgggcgttgtggcgggcgcctgtagtcccagctgctggggaggctgaggcaagagaatcgcgtaagcccaagagttagaggttgctgtgagccgtgtgacgccacggcactctaccgagggcggtacagtaagactctgtctctacaaaaaaaagaaagaaagaaagagagagaaagagagagagagagagaaagaaacatctgAAACTAGCAAAATGATCTCTGGAGGATCAGGTGAGTGGGACTGTGGAGAACAGGGTGGGACACAGTAGAGTGCTCAACCAAAGAAAGAGAAACCTTCTTTGGGGAGGAAGACTGGATCTGAGACCTGATGGAGCAATGACTGCCAGCTTGCAGCAGAACCCAGCGATGGTATCCGCCAATAAGTAAGAAGATGGTAAGAAGGTACTTGCCAAGAGGAAAGGAAGGCAACTTGGAATAGGAAGATACCACTGGGGACAATGATGATAACACAAAAGGAAGAAACAGGCAGCTGAAATTAAAGGTCTAAAAATGTAAGGCAGTATCTTTGAATTTAAGTACACAAAAAAGGCCTAAACCTGTCCCCAAATTGAGCCAATTATTAAACTGGATTTCACTGTacctacagaaaaggaaactcctGAACTAAGAACCAAAAAAGACGCCCCAAAAGCCAGCACTTCCTTATGTAGAATCTTATGCTATTACTgattaaggaaaatattaaacatttaatatttaaaaagatgtaCAGCTGTGATTGCATTAaagtttttttaagatttattttagaaaagataaaaatactataaaaaatgtaaatcctTGGGTACATAGTTAAgtagaaacacttttttttttaaattttaaatagcatATGGATTTTCTGGCCACCCTATATATTCATAATTTCACTTCTATGAATCTTccctaaaataacattttcaaaactCTGATAAAATAGTTCTAAACCAATTAATTATTTCACAAAAATCTTTACTGGTTCTAAGAATGACTTCTGTTTCACCTCAATTCAATAGAAATACacaattataatttctatttccatgactaatgaaaataaccaaaatttcaTATTCAACTGGgtttaaaaatggggaaagatCAACCAAATGTCATTTTATGTAGAAAAAAGGATGGTAATCTTAATGCTTCTAACCTAAAATTATTAGCAAGGGATGCTGGACACTGACAAAGGCATTATTAAACTAAAAGGAAAACTTATTATTAATAGTCTAaataaacaatgtaatctaaatagTGGTTTTGAAATCATATCTTGTAAAGagatttaataaagtaaaatggATAAAACAGGTATTTTGGCAGTTACTCTGGAGGGTCATGGGCTACTTCGAATCCTTCCAACCTATTATGTATATTTCTCTTCAGACACCTCCTTAGTCCAGTAGCATagtttaaaaattactattttaatgCAACCACACAGTTTTGCAGTTTTCTAAAATCCTACTATGCTGTctcttcaaaacacagtaaggaATGTTCTTTAGAAATATCATtattccttcaaaaatgaaggctTTGAAAATAACAGGGAACTTTGAGACTAATTCATGACTACATAATTTAGCTTTATTCTCTTACTAAATGTATGCTTCACAAGTATTTATGTAGTTCtctaaaatatatacaacataaaaatctgaaatatttgcaaatttttcAGCACTCATTAAGACCATCTTATGACCAAAAGAACTGTAATACATAGATAATGGTGCATCAAATGTCATTAATATGGTAATATTAAAATTGCTAGAAAATGAGATGTTATCTTAAATGTTAATTCAAACTGTGATAGTGACCCCAAAACAGAGGAGAAGTAAGAAACAGCCATTATGCtcatataataaaaatgatgacACATGGGGCACTTTGTACCTTTAGTCTGGGTTTCATACTCTTCAGATAAGAGGTGATAGCAACATCCCACACTGCAAACTCCCTTGATTTCAGACTTGGAAGTAAATATCCGCAGAGTATTTGGAGCAAGATCACCACAAGTGTGTAGACCCACCATCAAACAATCCTTtaaagacaagaagaaaaagtaaacttTGGCAATTAAAAGCCAGATTAAGAAACAATCCAGGTAAacatttgctttttctatttttagagtcagcatcttgctatgttgcccggCTGGAGTGCAATGACTATTCACAAGAATAATCATATTGGCTAcaccctcaaacttctggactcaggcaatcctcccttCACATCCCCCAAAGCAGCTGGGACCCTGCACCAGGCATCAGGTGAAGAATTTAAATGTCCAGTAGATATGTGCagctttttataatttctacctAGAaggtattatatttattttcataatgaatAACTTTTTCCTTTATAGGCAAAATGTGATCTCTTATAACAacttttgagggtttttttatttttttttccagttacttATTCATTTGTagtttctctaatttcttttacaACTAATATTTTCTTAACAACAAACAAAGATTAGAATAATTAAATGTAGCATGCATTACTAAGGACAAACCTATAATTTGAGACACATTTCTATCACACTCTGACCACAATAGattgtcaaaaaaacaaaaaaaaaaacccaaaaattgtactaaaaaaaaaatataactcCTGCAAAGTTAATATTTCCACTCTATCACCATAAAgcttatattttttgttgcactgaATATTAAAATTCAATAAGAAATTTTGCTCTaaattttataacataaatattATGCAAAACTTCTATGAAATATTTGTTCTAATTAACTAAGGCCTAATTTAAATGCAGacacaagaatagaaaatgggTACAAATGCACATATGCACAAAACTTTGTTCAATATACCAATCTTTATAGAGCCATTTACTGTAGTTATCTTTCTGCCTTTGACACGACTCATAGAAATTTAAAGGAGCCAAAAGGATTTTTTATACAGGAAATCCGTGCCCTATTAAAAtcacatatttttatcatttggaACTAAAAAGATTTTTAGAGAACCTTTTTTTGTGTGAGAACTTCTAATATCACCccttctattttacagatgaatgacACCATTAAGCCAGATAGTCCAAGGGTCACGTCACGTAACTAGTACATGATTTGTAATTAGAAtataattaatttctaatttagttTTATAACTATAATGTCTCACGAACTGTTACCTGAAGTATTACTCATCCAACAGATAAATTCCTTTACTAtctaaaccaactgaaataaatttaaaaggcataaatattaaatatgtgttTACTTAAGAGATGTCAAAGAACTAGTTATCAATGAACcaattacataaattatatataatgatTAAGAACATAGTCTTGGAAAACAGAGAGCCTGAGCTTAAATTCGAGCTCAGTCACAGTGTGATTTGGCAACTTTGTTTTAGGGAGGTCATTTGTAAGATGGAATAGTTATAGTACCTTATCTCAATGGGTTGCTTTAAAACTTAAATTGATCCCTGTAAATGACTTAGTATAATCTATGACATACAATATAATTTAGTAAATTTTGTCTATTCCTTTTAccatttactttaattttttttatttcagattaatgtgagggtataaacaattaggttacaatgtttgcatttgttaggtagaattccTACTGAATTTACTTTAAATCACAAATTCAAAATAACGTAAGTATTAATGTGTGACTCAAGTGTATTTTTATAAGTACCTTTAGAACAAATACAattgtttcatttaaaattattttactaaaaatgttattttcccaTGTAATCTAGACATAAAGCAGAGCTAAAAATCTATCCTTGCTAAAGAAAAAACTGGTACCTGTAAGAGGCTTTGACTTGATAGAACACTCAGTTGCTTCAATCATTATTCTCTTCAAAGTATCGCTAATGGAcagttatataaatattttgcttttcttaatgATTAGTTTGGATAGGTTTTATTTATATGCTataatgttataaatgaaaaagaattcatACAAGAAGAGTATATTACTAGTTATGGGTAGAGCAACATaagtataaatttctctctttaagCCTAGTTTAGCTCACCCTAAAgataatacaaaattatttaatctcaTTCTTTAATGTATTCATCATAGAATTAGTTAACAGTACTACCAAGTAGCAGCTAGGagacaaaaatacacaaaaacatgTAACTGCCATATTACCCTAACACTAAAATATCTAAGTATTCTGTGGATTAGTAAAATATCTTAGTATTGTGGGTCAAGAGGAATAGGAAGTATTGGTTAATTCTGGTTAATAAAGCACTAATTCACTATAGGACACAAGAAACATTCTTCCAGCATATCTTATTTTAGATGGTTTGTAAGAGTTTGCATATAGTGTTGATTATATACTTCCAGcaaaattttgagaaaattaaaagttgaaaatataactaaagatttgtattttaagcaaaataataGTTATTTAATCCTAAAATAAAGTTCAGAATAACCTAAttactgatttcatatacaagAAAAACAATAAGGACTAACCCATTTGCCtaaatctaaaaatatctgggaaaaattatctcattttaaaaatggcaaaacacTAGTCAGCTATCAGACAGTGTTttaaatttacaaagaactctggtgtattttgtttattcatttctttggggaataatttcttgtttcttttttttgttgttgttgttgtggttgcagtttggccgggcctgggttcaaaccagccaccttcggtatatggggctggagccccactcactgatccacaggtgctgtccggggaataattttttaaaaagtgtaaccTTTTCTTTGGCAAGGTTGTATTTCAGCTGTTTAATGTCTAGATTATAAGGCTAAAATAACGTTTTTAGTAAcataactttaaatttttaatgaaacaatTGTATTTGTTCTGTAAAGTAATACAACCCTAAAGGCTACCTTTTTCTGAAATAATGAGTTTGGCCACATCATCTCTAGAAGCTCCTCTACAATACTGTTTAAATTTACAATGTGGAATTTATgatttactgtattttaaatacataaattgaCATACATGTAATTTAGAAAAAGTCTAAGCCTTGAAGAATACTCAGAACCTattcttgctaaaaaaaaaaacaaactgcatATTTGGTAACCAATCTGATTTTAAACATAATTCTGCTCTAGAtacctctttatttctttttttttttttttttgtggagacagagtctcactttattgccctcggtagagtgccgtggcatcacacagctcacagcaacctccaactcctgggcttaagcgattctcctccctcagcctcccgagtagctgggactacaggcgcccaccacaacgcccggctattttttggttgcagttcagccggggccgggtttgaacccaccaccctcggtatatggggccggcgccctaccgactgagccacaggcgccgcccgatacctctttatttcaaatttaaattaaaagttaaaagtttTCTTGGATTAGAATTTTAACAATTCCTACATTGCAAAATGATAACTTACTACCTTTTCTGCTAGTCCTTCTATTAGATTTATGAGGCTGGAAAGGAATAGAGATTATCCTGCTCTTATGTCAAATTTAAATAGCTATAGGAATAATGAAAGCctgcttaggattttattttcttggtcttTTAGATTAATGTAATCAAAGGGGTACGTATCTTATTTAAGgtacaattaaaattaaactcaATCTTAGAGCATTTTTGTAAATCAAATTAAGTAATTCACAAATAAAATCACCTCTAGATCTTTAATAATATCGTGTAGTTCTGAGTCAGCAGTAATAAAAGAGGTTAAGGGAGAATATATATTTGATTCGCTTGACTTTGATGTCATTGTCCTTCTCTCTTTATTTGTTTCAGATATCTCTCTGTTGGGCATTTGCAACAAAGAAGTAGACTCTATAGCATTAACAGGCAAAAGGTCTATAAGAGAAAAAGTATTCTCAAAACACAGATTTTCTTCTTGATGTGGCTGAGCATGtaggttttccatttgtttttgtttttccatctgttttctGACGGCAGATATTACAGAGCCTGATAAATTTGGTAAAAAATTTGAGGTAGACATCTCTTCTTGCTTTGTAAGACTATGGTAACGTACTTTCTCAACATCTGCTttatatttgatttcattttgtactttcctctcttttgccatttttaatgCCAGTCTACTGACATCTAATCTTGGCTGAGCATGACAAAGTTTCCAGTGTTTCTTCaatttcctgtttctcttttcGGCTCCATGAGTATTGGTATTTGAGGAATCAATTCCATAAACTTTTAAGCCATACTTCAAGGACAAAAAAGAGCTTAGGTAGCCTTTACCAGAACCCAAG from Nycticebus coucang isolate mNycCou1 chromosome 3, mNycCou1.pri, whole genome shotgun sequence carries:
- the METTL25 gene encoding probable methyltransferase-like protein 25 isoform X5, which encodes MAASGRLPVTPDLPTLRAKLQGLLGFLRDALSISNAHTVDFYTESVWEELVDLPPETVLTVLRRSAAETEAQPSDSRPLVEAEKGSGMTNLPKIFCETSQKLVNVEAFAQAAKYYSVQNMGICTPFEQLLVALQGNEKQRSGETVKPVEFMNMKKSHEVQAMSELISSIATYYGVKQVIDLGSGKGYLSSFLSLKYGLKVYGIDSSNTNTHGAEKRNRKLKKHWKLCHAQPRLDVSRLALKMAKERKVQNEIKYKADVEKVRYHSLTKQEEMSTSNFLPNLSGSVISAVRKQMEKQKQMENLHAQPHQEENLCFENTFSLIDLLPVNAIESTSLLQMPNREISETNKERRTMTSKSSESNIYSPLTSFITADSELHDIIKDLEDCLMVGLHTCGDLAPNTLRIFTSKSEIKGVCSVGCCYHLLSEEYETQTKECTQEKWGFPMCHYLKEEKWCCGRNARMSACLALERVAVGQGLPTESLFYRAVLQDIIKDCYGVTK